A genomic region of Salinibacterium sp. NK8237 contains the following coding sequences:
- a CDS encoding DUF2510 domain-containing protein produces MSNTATQLPPFGWYPDPAGSHMLRWWDGKAWTNRLEKPRPEIQAAHGYNHNQSTLSRLIAS; encoded by the coding sequence ATGTCTAACACCGCAACTCAACTTCCCCCTTTTGGCTGGTACCCGGACCCCGCAGGCAGTCACATGCTGCGCTGGTGGGACGGCAAGGCATGGACTAATCGTCTCGAAAAGCCTCGTCCCGAAATTCAGGCCGCACACGGTTACAACCACAATCAGTCCACACTTTCGCGCCTTATCGCTTCTTAA